A single window of Nicotiana tomentosiformis chromosome 1, ASM39032v3, whole genome shotgun sequence DNA harbors:
- the LOC104098478 gene encoding pentatricopeptide repeat-containing protein At4g38150-like: MAGITITRWLTVSPAFSTSILRRLLSSYSLRYHYSSFPTQIPKTVSSFSVSTISSFRSTPFSTTTTTPETPISNTPTAAPPKRNTLVNFSLSDSEDSDSEADTKSSTKQIDKSKLPPPYDPFNKKPVIEEPEDPTNLQEVFQEMRSDGLINNAVKMFDGLSKDGLTHEALELFSQIKDKNQMPDVVAHTAVIEAYANAGQPKEAHKVYLRMLANGVLPNAYTYSVLIKSLAESGEGKFVKEAKKYVLEMVEKRGMKPNAATCLGSYEGLVKAGMEEEGKELLEIVKSKGAVPEEIKMREVLKNKRGPLHRTIMQVFYGK, translated from the coding sequence ATGGCCGGAATAACCATTACCCGGTGGCTCACCGTCTCTCCAGCGTTTTCCACCTCAATACTTCGCCGTCTGCTTTCCTCTTATTCCCTTCGTTACCACTACTCCTCTTTCCCAACCCAAATCCCCAAAACAGTGTCCTCCTTTTCAGTTTCCACAATTAGCTCATTCAGAAGCACACCATTTTCCACCACTACTACCACCCCAGAAACACCCATTTCGAATACCCCAACTGCAGCTCCACCGAAGCGAAACACATTAGTCAATTTCTCATTATCTGATTCAGAGGACTCCGATTCTGAGGCGGATACGAAATCGTCGACTAAACAGATAGACAAATCCAAATTACCACCACCATACGATCCATTTAATAAGAAACCCGTAATTGAGGAACCTGAAGACCCGACGAATTTGCAAGAAGTGTTTCAGGAGATGCGCTCAGATGGGCTGATCAACAATGCAGTGAAGATGTTCGACGGATTGTCAAAGGACGGGTTGACTCACGAGGCATTGGAACTATTCTCTCAAATCAAGGACAAGAATCAAATGCCAGATGTTGTGGCTCATACAGCGGTGATCGAGGCATATGCCAATGCGGGACAGCCCAAGGAGGCTCACAAGGTCTACCTGCGGATGCTGGCAAATGGGGTGCTTCCCAATGCGTATACGTATAGTGTTTTGATCAAGTCGTTAGCGGAGAGTGGAGAAGGGAAGTTTGTGAAAGAGGCGAAAAAGTATGTGCTGGAGATGGTGGAGAAAAGGGGGATGAAGCCCAATGCAGCTACTTGTTTGGGTAGTTATGAAGGGTTGGTGAAGGCAGGAATGGAGGAAGAAGGAAAAGAGTTATTGGAGATAGTGAAGAGCAAAGGAGCTGTGCCTGAAGAGATTAAGATGAGGGAGGTGTTGAAGAATAAAAGAGGACCACTTCATAGGACCATAATGCAGGTTTTCTATGGCAAGTAA